The window AATATGTAGTTTCCAATATTTATCTCGACTAAAGTGAGAGAATATGAACCTTTTTTACTAATTTAAGCATAGTTATTTATACTCATATACAGATGCTTGTCGGATTTTAATAGAATCACCGGCAAAATACCTTGGAGAATCTGTACTGATGACCATGATCACACTTGGACCTTGCAGATTGTCTACAATATCGTAACGGGAGTTAGTATATTTGTAGGGAAACGAGGCATTTGAATCGTCTATGAACTCCAAATGTTCGATGGTAATATTCTTTTGGTACAGGGAGTTTTTCAGGGGTTTGAGACTGTCGTCAAGTTCCAAATGATATTTCAAACTCTCCTGGATACTTTGCTTTGCCTTTTTTTGATCAAATACGATATTCCCTTCAACCAATCTATTAGAATCTAGAGCAAGGGATGCGTCGTGAACGGCTAGCTCTGCAGCATTCTTCATTTGACGAGTAGCGGTCTTATCAGTATCCAAATTGATTTGAATGCTCATTATGAATGCGAATAGAACGGTAAGAAGCACTGCGCGCATCGTTTCAGCCATAGTCTTGCCTCCCTTACTCTAAATGTGTTCACTTAGGACCTTTATGTCTTTTTTAAACTTGTCTGGTCCCTGATTGAAGATGTCTAAAACAAAAATATATCCTCTAGGTACTTCAATGCTGCCAGTTATATATTGATTCCTCGAAGTCAGGCTTTGTGTTCCTTTGAAGGTAATAGATGATTTTTTGAAATTGTAGTCATTTACCAATGTGCTTTTCATCTCATCAATGATTTCCGGAGTAAACCTACCTTCAATTGCGGCTTTCCTGGCTCCTTCATTTAATACGACTTCAACTGCTTCGCGTTCAAGACTTTCCTTGTAGGATAGTATTGGCGTGAACATGAAGTTGATGACAAGGAACAACGTCATCCACATTCCGAGCGCCTTACTCAAAGGTGTTCACCTCTCCCTTCAAAAGATATACTGCCGGCATAAAACCGGCAGTGTGAGCATTGTGAAATTCCAAGATTACTTTAACTTAGTTTGAACTCCAGTTACTCGGTCACCGTAGTGATCAGCCTCGTTACCTACGAGTGTATAAGCAACTCCGAATAAGAAAGCTCCGATTGCTACGACTGTTACACCGATTTTTAGAAATGTAGATAATGTTTGATTCATAATGTTCCCTCCAGGTTAATGTTTTTGTAATTGATGGTGAGTTTCCAGTGTCTTGTGATGACTATCGTTTTTGCTTTCTAAAGCTCCAAAAACGATTGCTAACACTAAGGCAACTAATACAATTGTTGTAAAGGCGATTGACATAAAGGTTGAGATCGATGTGTTCATGCAGAGATCCCTCTTTTACTTTGCTAATTTTGATTCGACAGCTGTAACTCTTCCGCTGTAATGGTCACTTTCTCCACCCACAAGGGTATAGGCAACTCCAAATAGGAAAGCTCCGATTGCTACGACTGTTACTCCAATTTTCAAGAACGTGGACAGGGTTTGATTCATTTTAATTCCTCCAATATATTGTGATTTTTTTATTTCATCTATATGAACTAGCTGCTAGAGCCTCTATAATTCAACTATTTCCAATGTAAGTAGCAACGTCATCGGAGATGTCTACAACATTGGGGTACATTAACCCGAATATGAGAGCAGCAATTGTAACCGCCGTTACCGCGATCTTCATAAACGTACTTATGCTTGTGTTCATTACCTCACCTCCCTAATGGCTGGAACTCAACACGTTGGAGACCATGATGACTACTACAACTATAAAATTGATGATGATTAGAAAATGAGTTACTTTCACTGGTATTCCTAAGAGATCGGTAGTAACTTTACGCTTCCTTCTGTTATTCTCTATCTGGGCCCTCGTGAACATTTCTTGCATCCCTTTTAAGGATGTTATTGCTGTGACCCGGTCAACTCTGTCTAATGATTTAAGGACAGAAACCAATGACCTTCCCTCTCTGGTACCAAGCTTCTTCCCTAAGTTCTCCAATGCTGCATCAGGACCAATATTGCTAGACCACTCTGTTAAAGTTTTAGCCAGAAAGGGTTGGATGGTTGAAAAGTATGGAAGTAAGTCTTTGATCAAGTTGTAGGAATTGATTCTACTCACTTTCATCATCTGTAGTTCGTTGATTAACAGATCGTAAAGCATGAACACTTCCGCATTTTTCTTTGCTTGCTGAAAATCAACGAGCCTTTTCATGAAGAAGACAAACAATGAATATGGCATAGATGGTAGAAAGAAAAGAAACCCAATGAAGATTACTGCAAAGGCAATTATGCTAAACTCACCCGTCATAATAAAAGGAATAAATACATAATTCCCGAGGAGAATGACTGCACCTACAATGAAGATTATGTGGTAAGTAAGTGAGGTTAACCCTAATGGATTCCCGGCCTTTTTAAGCCAATCCTCTGCAGCTGATTTTGATGCTGATTCTTGAACTAGTGCCCTTCCTTTATTTAAGGTACTTCTCATCCTTAGACGGGTTTGAAGCCGCTCAGTTGAGTTAGAGAGCCCTGCGTACACCAGGGCTCCGCCTCCTAAAGAAAAGACAATTGCCATACCATAAATGATATATGGTATAAACTTGTAGAGAACTACACTTTCCAATGTCTTCTCCCCACCTTTCTTATAAATCGTTTTTAGGCTTTTTCAGTATCAAGCTGATAAATACGGAGAAGATCACACCTATTAAACTAGCGACAAACAGTGATAGTGCGTAATTATTATCGAACTGAAGATTAAACCAATCTTGAGCACCTGATGTATAGTATCCCAATCCTATAGACCCAACAAATATAGGGACTGTAATAAATCCATTGGCCACACTATCCATAGATTGCGATTTTTCTTCCTCAAGCATTTCCTGAGTTTGTTCTACCTGCCTTGACAATACTAATAGGGCATTTAAGACATTTTCGTTTGTTAGATATGCTTTAAGGAGTATGCTGCCAAGACGTTTAGCCCAGTTAGAATTTGAAGAATAAACAAAGATCTCTATTACTTCCCTAAGTTGGTCTTCATTACGTGATACTTGGAGCTCCGAGATAAGTCGCGTAAAGACTCTTCTAAGTTCTCTATTCTCAATTTCCTTGTACGACTCCACCAACGCGTAGTAAATGTCGTATGAGTTTGCGCTGTACTGTTGTGTGATAGTCTGGATAATCGTTAAGATCTCATCACTTACGCTATTACGTACTATACGCAACTTCATTTGTAATGCTAAGTAAGGAATTGCCCCAATACATGCTGCAATTAGAAGGGCGCCTATCCAGTCTTGGAATTTAAGGAAGGCTACCACAAAAGTAAACCCTGAAAGTAAGCTGGTTACCACGTAGAATGCTGCTACATCGCCATTAGACTTAGTGGAGCTTGTAGCTTTTATCAGGAGATAAATGTGCCTGAAGAAAGGATGTTCAATTCGTTTGGTCTTAAACTCATTTTCGGTCTTTATAATCCTCAACCTGGATCGGTACTGCCATTCACTAATTTTTTCTTTTAAGGGAAGAGCAATAACTTCCTTAGTGGTATAAAGGGCGAAGGATACCGCTAAGACGTATAAGATCAAGTGAGTCCCACTCGCCCAGAACCAAGTGACTAGACTATCCATAGATAGTTTCTCCTTCCCCTACACCTTCCAAGACCGAGTCGTAGGAGTTATCCTTCAAGTTTAGATACTCAGACATTCCTGATTCTTGCTCACGTTTGCTAAGAAGTGTCAGGAGTCGTTTTGCGTCTTCTTCACTTTCCTCCATCATGCTCATAAACAGTTCCTTCGAAATTTTAGATGAATAGTAGTATTTGTTTGTTAGGGGACTAAACCTTATAAGGTCCTGAGTAAAATGCATTCGACGTTTCTCATCCCAGACTATCTCAGTTACACCTATTACCCTTTTCCGTCTTCGATCTCGATCACTTTTCAACGTAATAACAATGTCTATGTTTTGAGCAACCCTAGCGATTTCGTTATCAATATTACGTGTAGGGAATTCGTCAAGGATATGCCGCGCAATCTGTTCCACAACATTATCTACATTGGTAAGGTGGTACGTTGTTAGGTTGCCACGTTCCCCACGTTCTGAACTTTGAAGATATGCCTCAGTTTCCAGTGAGCGGATTTCACCGACAATGATATAGTCATGTTCCATACGAAGGAGGCGGGGCATTGCCTTATGAAGGTCTCCCTCCTTAGCCTGGACTTCAAAGAAAAGTCTGTCAGGAAAGTGTTTAGACAGTCCAAGCTCAAAATGTTTCTCCATCACTGCCCCAATATACTCAGGCTTTCTCTCCCTAATCATCGTTTTCATGAAAGTGGTTTTTGCAGAACGGACACGTCCAGCAAAAACAATGTTAACCATTGCCTTGCTTAGTGCTTGATAGATGGGAATATCACGTTCTGGAATTGTTTCTCGTTTGGACTGTTCAAGAAGAGAGAGATCCTGAACAACAAATCGCCTGAACATAACGTAATTGTCACGCGAACGAGGTTTTTGGATCATTGTAATACGTGATCCATCTTCCCTTTCGATTTCAATTTCTGG is drawn from Rossellomorea marisflavi and contains these coding sequences:
- a CDS encoding peptidase M23, coding for MAETMRAVLLTVLFAFIMSIQINLDTDKTATRQMKNAAELAVHDASLALDSNRLVEGNIVFDQKKAKQSIQESLKYHLELDDSLKPLKNSLYQKNITIEHLEFIDDSNASFPYKYTNSRYDIVDNLQGPSVIMVISTDSPRYFAGDSIKIRQASVYEYK
- a CDS encoding ATPase, T2SS/T4P/T4SS family, with translation MVKTLEAAIEEIELVPSNSNLDEDTLGLETAFNPADWIGQVSEEKGLGKQATITTFERKVSFKKICKIVKDELYENNENEDNEGKIAQMLERQHKAVIGDRHEMSRFTNQITEVLRKQNITSKDYPDFYGSLAEAVFHEVWGVGILHKWEKYPDSEACVIRGTELWIDINGKFVKQDETYENEEAVERVKRAFLIRMKDAVLNEQKPEIEIEREDGSRITMIQKPRSRDNYVMFRRFVVQDLSLLEQSKRETIPERDIPIYQALSKAMVNIVFAGRVRSAKTTFMKTMIRERKPEYIGAVMEKHFELGLSKHFPDRLFFEVQAKEGDLHKAMPRLLRMEHDYIIVGEIRSLETEAYLQSSERGERGNLTTYHLTNVDNVVEQIARHILDEFPTRNIDNEIARVAQNIDIVITLKSDRDRRRKRVIGVTEIVWDEKRRMHFTQDLIRFSPLTNKYYYSSKISKELFMSMMEESEEDAKRLLTLLSKREQESGMSEYLNLKDNSYDSVLEGVGEGETIYG